The DNA region CCTTTTCATCGCTGTACTGGAAGGCTATCTTTACCTTATTCAAATCATTGGCGTAATAATTACCCTCTGCATGAGCTATTGGCATTCTAACGACTTCTCCTTCTTCATAGAATTGAGTAAACGCGGTTTGGGTATCATTAACTTTAAGGTAAACCCACTTGCATAGAAACCTTGGGACCTTGTTTGGTCTCAATGCTCCAGGCAAAAGCCCGCTCTCGGTTAAAACTTGAAAACCGTTGCAAATCCCCAAAACCGGTTTGCCTTCACCGGCGAGAGCTTTGACCTCTTCCATTATTTCTGCTCTAGCACTTATCGCCCCAGCCCTCAAATAATCAGCATAGCTGAAGCCTCCAGGCAAAACAACACCGTCAAAGTCTTTGAGTGACGATTTATACCAGACTCTCTCCACTTTTCCTCCTGCTTTTCTAATTGCCTCAACGGTCTCAAAGTCACAATTAGTCCCTGGGAATACTATAACCGCGAATTTTGGCATCTCACTCACCTAACGGTTCTATCTGGTACTCGTACGTGTGTATAACAGGATTTGCAAGCAAACGTTTACACATCTCTTCTACGTCTTTTTCAGGATTTTCGCTTTCGAAAGTGAGTTCAAAGTACTTTGGAACCTTCAATTCATCAATTTTATAGCCCAAATTCTTGAGAGCCTTTCCAATTACCCTTCCTTCTGGGTCGTTTAATCCTTCTTTTAAGCGAACTACAACTTTAGCTTTCCATTTCATGATCATCACCTTATGTAACAACTTTCTCAAGTTCATCCAGCTCAACAGCACGCTTTATTTCAAGTGCAATTCTCCTTCCAGTGCTCATCTCCTTCCTCCAGAGAGCGTTTCCATAGGGGTGGCCCATCGCCATGTGAATGTTTGTTCCACCACCAGTTCTTGGAGCAACATCATAGATGTAGAAGTTTAAGTCCTTGTCAACGGCCGTTTGGAGTGTGAATGGCCCAATAACACCGGGTGAGTAGTACTTCTTTGCAGCCTCAACGTAGCGTTCGGCCATATCAAAGACCTTCTCAAGCAAAGACTCCCTAAGCGTTGATGAGGCATGGCCACAGACTGTATATTCGGGCTCAAATTGATGTTCAGGCAAAGTCAACTGCTGAGGAGCTGGCAACCTAACGTGTCCATCCAAACTTGTCTCAAAACGCCAGTCTATTCCAAGGAGCTCAATCTCTTCATCTATTGGTGAGTAGAAGAAGTCGAAGTTGAATACAGGCCCTATGATGTAGCGTTCAATCCTTGCTTTGGCCAAATCTTCCTCAGTGATTACACCGAGCTTTATAAGCTTCTCAGCTTTTTCTCTAAACTCTTTATAGCTTGCAGCAGTGAAAAATCCTCTCTCAAGCCTCTTCTTTGCGTGAGGAAGTTTGACTATAACGAGACCAACATCGTCAATTTCCTCTGGTTTAACTGGTTCGGGGTAAGGTAAGCCAGCTTTCTCTAAGAGCCAGTAGTAGCTCTTTTCCTCACTTCTCTCTTCGCTCCTTAATAGGTTTCTGCTTCCAAACAAAGGCACCAGGAATTCGTTCTCCACCTTCTCAATGCCCGTATAGACCACAAAGGAACGGTTGGGGATGAAGATAACGTTTCTCCTCCTCAGCTCTTCTTGAATATCAATAATTTTACCAAACTTTTCCAATACAATTACTTCATCAATAAAGCCTTTTGTTAAGCCATCTTTTGTTATTTTTTCTTTGAAATATTCTGCATAGGTTCTGTGT from Thermococcus sp. MV5 includes:
- a CDS encoding formate--phosphoribosylaminoimidazolecarboxamide ligase family protein, whose product is MIEREQILEVLKNYDKESIIIGAIGSHSALDIADGAKAEGFKTLIVSQKGRHRTYAEYFKEKITKDGLTKGFIDEVIVLEKFGKIIDIQEELRRRNVIFIPNRSFVVYTGIEKVENEFLVPLFGSRNLLRSEERSEEKSYYWLLEKAGLPYPEPVKPEEIDDVGLVIVKLPHAKKRLERGFFTAASYKEFREKAEKLIKLGVITEEDLAKARIERYIIGPVFNFDFFYSPIDEEIELLGIDWRFETSLDGHVRLPAPQQLTLPEHQFEPEYTVCGHASSTLRESLLEKVFDMAERYVEAAKKYYSPGVIGPFTLQTAVDKDLNFYIYDVAPRTGGGTNIHMAMGHPYGNALWRKEMSTGRRIALEIKRAVELDELEKVVT
- the purQ gene encoding phosphoribosylformylglycinamidine synthase I; its protein translation is MPKFAVIVFPGTNCDFETVEAIRKAGGKVERVWYKSSLKDFDGVVLPGGFSYADYLRAGAISARAEIMEEVKALAGEGKPVLGICNGFQVLTESGLLPGALRPNKVPRFLCKWVYLKVNDTQTAFTQFYEEGEVVRMPIAHAEGNYYANDLNKVKIAFQYSDEKGNIVDEANPNGSLLNIAGISNEKGNILGMMPHPERASDRFLGSEDGLRVFKSMVEYAKK
- the purS gene encoding phosphoribosylformylglycinamidine synthase subunit PurS yields the protein MKWKAKVVVRLKEGLNDPEGRVIGKALKNLGYKIDELKVPKYFELTFESENPEKDVEEMCKRLLANPVIHTYEYQIEPLGE